In Anas acuta chromosome 6, bAnaAcu1.1, whole genome shotgun sequence, the following are encoded in one genomic region:
- the EN1 gene encoding homeobox protein engrailed-1 produces the protein MEEPPEGHGHRDAAPPGPASSGSGSDGESLPVSPSPAPASPAAPCPLPLPRRRPPPPPPPPPQRTTNFFIDNILRPDFGCKKEPPAPTGGCGSGGGGGGGGGGGGGGGGSSSSSRERDGDRGQSSGRENINPLLARPPNPPALLCPDSNCGPDGSPAAPPAAAAASKASPGAAGVAASGAAKPPGEGGDTHPAKYGEHGSPAILLMGSNNGGPVIKPDSQQPLVWPAWVYCTRYSDRPSSGPRTRKLKKKKTEKEDKRPRTAFTAEQLQRLKAEFQANRYITEQRRQSLAQELSLNESQIKIWFQNKRAKIKKATGIKNGLALHLMAQGLYNHSTTTVQDKEESE, from the exons ATGGAAGAGCCGCCGGAGGGGCACGGCCACCGAGacgcggcgccgcccggcccggcgagcagcggcagcggcagcgaTGGCGAGAGCTTGCCCgtgtcccccagccccgcgcccgcctcccccgccgccccctgccccttgccccttccccgccgccgccccccgccgcctcccccgccgccccctcagCGCACCACCAACTTTTTCATCGACAACATCCTGAGGCCGGACTTCGGCTGCAAGAAGGAGCCTCCCGCTCCGACCGGCGGCtgcggcagcggcggcggcggcggcggaggaggaggaggaggaggaggaggaggaggaagcagcagcagcagccgggagCGGGATGGAGACCGAGGGCAGAGCTCAGGTAGAGAAAACATCAACCCGCTGCTGGCCCGGCCGCCCAACCCGCCGGCCCTCCTGTGCCCGGACTCGAACTGCGGGCCCGACGGCTCCCCggccgcgccgcccgccgccgccgccgcttccaAAGCCAGCCCCGGCGCGGCGGGGGTGGCGGCGTCGGGGGCGGCCAAGCCCCCCGGCGAAGGGGGCGACACTCACCCGGCCAAGTACGGGGAGCACGGCAGCCCCGCCATCCTCCTCATGGGCTCTAATAATGGAGGACCTGTTATAAAGCCCGACTCGCAACAGCCGCTGGTGTGGCCTGCCTGGGTCTACTGCACTAGGTATTCAGACAGACCGTCCTCGG GCCCCCGCACCAGGaagctgaagaagaagaagacggAGAAGGAGGACAAGCGGCCGCGGACGGCGTTCACGGCCGAGCAGCTGCAGCGGCTGAAGGCGGAGTTCCAGGCCAACCGGTACATCACGGAGCAGCGGCGGCAGAGCCTGGCCCAGGAGCTGAGCCTCAACGAGTCCCAGATCAAGATCTGGTTCCAGAACAAGCGCGCCAAGATCAAGAAGGCGACGGGCATCAAGAACGGGCTGGCGCTGCACCTCATGGCCCAGGGACTCTACAACCACTCCACCACCACCGTGCAGGACAAAGAGGAGAGCGAGTGA